One Nostoc sp. UHCC 0302 DNA window includes the following coding sequences:
- a CDS encoding ABC transporter permease subunit (The N-terminal region of this protein, as described by TIGR01726, is a three transmembrane segment that identifies a subfamily of ABC transporter permease subunits, which specificities that include histidine, arginine, glutamine, glutamate, L-cystine (sic), the opines (in Agrobacterium) octopine and nopaline, etc.) yields the protein MTNSKPPIWRDNRFWRIAGQLIAVFLVAVVITILWGNLNRNLQRLGIQFGFDFLQQQASFDIGETPINYKPTDTYSRALWVGLINSLRVAVAGIVLTTIVGISAGIARLSDNWLVRNIAMVYVEVFRNTPLLLQLLFWYFAVFLSVPKTENKISILGFLSLSQNGLELPWFTLSPEFSSLLLGLTFYTGAFIAEIVRGGIKSVPKGQWEAARSLGLKPSLVMRLVIFPQALRVIIPPLTSQYLNLTKNSSLAIAIGYPDVYFVASTTFNQTGRAVEVMLLIMITYLTLSLTISLIMNLFNRTVQIQER from the coding sequence ATGACAAATTCAAAACCACCTATATGGCGTGATAATCGCTTTTGGCGCATTGCTGGGCAATTAATTGCGGTATTTTTAGTAGCAGTTGTAATAACCATATTGTGGGGTAATCTCAACCGCAATTTACAGCGGTTGGGCATTCAGTTTGGATTTGATTTTCTCCAACAGCAAGCATCTTTCGATATTGGCGAAACGCCTATTAACTACAAACCGACTGACACCTATAGCCGCGCCTTGTGGGTGGGGCTAATTAACTCTTTGCGGGTGGCAGTCGCAGGAATTGTTCTTACAACAATTGTCGGAATAAGTGCTGGGATTGCTCGGCTATCTGATAATTGGTTAGTGCGAAATATTGCTATGGTTTACGTTGAGGTTTTCCGCAATACGCCCTTACTGCTGCAATTACTATTTTGGTACTTTGCCGTTTTCTTAAGTGTTCCTAAGACAGAAAATAAAATTTCCATTTTGGGCTTTTTATCCCTGAGTCAAAATGGCTTAGAACTTCCTTGGTTTACCTTGTCTCCAGAGTTTTCATCTCTACTTTTAGGCTTGACTTTTTACACAGGTGCATTTATCGCAGAAATTGTTCGAGGTGGGATTAAATCAGTACCCAAAGGACAATGGGAAGCAGCGCGATCGCTAGGCTTAAAACCAAGTTTGGTTATGCGGTTGGTGATTTTTCCCCAAGCTTTACGGGTAATCATTCCACCTTTGACAAGTCAGTATCTCAATTTAACTAAAAATTCGAGTTTAGCAATCGCGATCGGCTACCCCGATGTTTATTTTGTCGCCTCCACTACCTTTAATCAAACGGGGAGAGCTGTAGAGGTGATGTTACTGATTATGATCACCTATCTCACCCTAAGTTTGACTATTTCTCTAATTATGAATTTGTTCAATCGCACCGTGCAAATTCAGGAAAGATAG